The DNA segment tcgggggggggggggggggggggagaggttcCCAGGCACCTGAGCCCCACGGGGTGGAATCTCTGCCCCCGGCTGGGAGCTTGAAACCAACACAACATCATGTGGGCTGTGGCTCCTAAACCCACTCGGTTTCCTCAGCGGCCGTGTGGTACCGCCCCCCAGCGGATGTCCCACTTCCTGGTGGTGGGTCTCCTCTCCGTGAGGTGGACAGTCGTGAGCCAGACTGGACGCTGATGGTGGGGGCAGAGGCTTCCCCGAGCCCGGGGCCAGGCTTCGAAGGCACAGGCACACGTGACAAGCGGTGGGGAAGGTGCGTTCCAGGCGGGGGGCGGGTGTTTGTCCCAAGCGGGAGGAGAAGAGTGAGGTGAGGACCACTTTCTGGGGTCGCTCTGCCGGGCGTGCAGCGACCCAGCGGCCATGGCTCGGCAGGGAGACTGGAAACATTTGGAGAAGGGGTCCTGGAAACACTCGGATGGCTTTGCTAAAAACCACTGTCCTGACGGCTGGGCCTCCTTTCCTGGCTCTGTCCCCGGGGGTCTGAGCTTGTCCGGGGCTGGCAGGTGTGGTTTCTGTGTGCTCGTGTGGCCTGTGCCCGGGTCAGAGGCAGCTGGCCTCTGGGACGCTGTTATTGTGCTGTTACGACAACGGGGTGCCCAGTGGCCACAGGACAGTCCCACACCCCCTGGCTGGTCTAAGCTGCGCCTCTGCCTTggtcttcttctccttctctgtccctcctgcaaaTGCCCCCtagcccccccccagccccggcccccaccccccgggaCAACCGTGTCACCCGTGTGCCTCGACCCGGCGTGTGAAACTGACATCTGATGTTACATCACCTCCCACGTGGGCCGCTTTGGGGCCCAATTTAGAAACCTCGAGAGCACATTCCTCCTGATTCTGCCCGGAGTGTTTGGCGACAAGGAGAAAATTCTAGCAAAGCCTGAGACCCGGGCACACAGGCCTTTTGTGGTGTAAGCAGAGGCTGGAACCCCCCCAGACCCAGCCTTCCGCTGACCGTCCCCACGCCCGCAGCAGCCTGCCGGGGACACATCCTTCCCTAAGTGCTGGAGCCTCCAGATGGTGGGAGCCCCCGCAGGGGCAGTTGATGATGGTTTGGGGCTGTGCAGACCCTGCCCGGGGTCATCCCGAGGCACCAACCCCATTGCCCTTGTGACTCAGTTTCTACCTGAGGTGTCCTTTGGGGAAAATGTCCAGCAATGCCACCTTTATATCGATTCTCACCCAGGACTTAGCCCTGAGGGTGCCCCCAAAGTCCTACGTCTGTCACTTGTCTACACGACACGTATACACCACACAGCTACACCACGCGTCTACACTACAAAATAACACGTGACTATTTTTGCTGGTGGGTTTAGAGGGGTCGGCCGGACACACAGGACCACCGGCAGGAGGAGGCCAGGAGGTCTAGTGGGGAGGGGTCCTCTGGGAGGGCTCTCTGGATGGGGCGGAGCTGGACTCCCCGAAGCTGATTTGGgatgtgtggggaggggagggaccatCGGGGACTCACACGTCCCCCAcgcccccctccaccctccagggCTCAGTGCTGTTGGCCCTGGCTCTCTGGGAGGCTGCAGCGGGTGCCCCTTGGCCTGGCCCCTCGGGCAGAGCAGGACTGGGGCTACAGCTCACAGCCTTGCCACCGTTCAGCCTCCCTGCCGGCCTCAGATTTGCTGACCTGGTCATCTCTGAACGCGCTTCAGGGGGCGTGGCCGGCTGTGTGATGGTCCGTAGACACAGGTGTCCCCGACTCCAGAGACCTCAGATCCCGTCTTCAGAGGTCATGTCCCAACCCTACTGCTATGGCTATGCATGCCTAGAGAGACAGCCAGCAGGCCCAGACAGCTTTGCTTAGCATCTCTTCTGTGGGATAGAGAGCCAGGGCCACGGGCTAAAGGGAAGAGAAATCCCtgaggccttcctggaggagtCTGCATGTTCTGAGTACCTGCGGTGATGGGCTCTGGGCACTGTCCCTCCAACCTGGACCCGTGCAAAGGGAAATGtgtttttgcccccccccccccccccataatggCAGCCCGATGGGCCAGAGGCACCGGTCCCCTGGGTGGCCCCAGGATGGGCTGCTTTGCTCAGTTCCAAGGCCGGGCCTTGGCCCACGGGCCTATCAATACCTCCTGTGGGTCTGGCTTATCCCGCGACTGTTGGAATCTCACCAGGAAGGGAGCGCTGGGGGGCTCTGAGCCCCCCGCTCCAGAAGGTCCCGTGCCACTGGCTGAGGACAATTGTTGCCTTGGCTGGATTGTTACATGTGGGATCGTCACCCCTGAAGAGGCCACAGCCCCCGGACCGTCTGAGAGCAGGGCAGACCCGTGGGGAGGATGGGGGGCTTTCGGGCCCGGGCCGCCTGCTAGTGCCTCCTGGGAGTCGTGGAATCCCGTGCCCTTAAAGCTTCCAGGGGGCCTCTCGTGTCACAAAGTAGCTCGAGAGAGTTCTGTCTTTATCTCGGTGAGGCGCGGAAAAGGCTACTGCAGACATGTTTAATCCACACGTGTTAGATTCTCCGGCCGTGATTTTCGACAATGGCTCCGGCCTCTGCAAGGCAGGCCTGTCTGGGGAGATTGGCCCCCGCCACGTCATCAGCTCCGTCGTGGGGCACCCCAAGTTCAAGACGCCTTCGGCAGGACCCAACCAGAAGAAGGACTTTGTGGGGGAAGAGGCTTTGCACAAGCGTGAGGTCCTGCACCTGTGTCACCCCATTGAGCGGGGCCTGGTCACCAGCTGGGAGGACGTGGAGACCCTCTGCAGGCATCTGTTTGAGTGGGAGCTGGGGGTGAAGGCCAGCGACCGGCCCGTGCTCATGACCGAGCCCTCGCTGAACCCCAGGGAGGCCCGGGAGAAGATGGCCGAGCTGATGTTCGAGAAGTTCAACGTGCCCGCCTTCTACCTGTCGGACCAGGCGGTGCTGGCCCTCTACGCCTCAGCCTGCATCACGGGCCTGGTGGTGGACAGCGGGGATGGGGTCACGTGCACCGTCCCCATCTTCGAGGGGTACTCCTTGCCCCACGCGGTCACCAAGCTCTACGTGGCGGGCAGGGACATCACAGAGCACCTCACCCGGCTGCTGCTGGCTGGCGGGCGGACCTTCCCGTGTGCGCTGGACAAAGTCCTCGTGGACGACATCAAGGAGAAGCTGTGTTATGTGGCTCCGGAGCCAGAGAAGGAGCTCTCCCGGAGGCCGGAGGAGATCCTGAGGGAGTACAAGTTGCCGGACGGGAACATCATGCGAATCGGGGACCAGCTGTACCAGGCGCCCGAGGCCCTGTTCGCACCCGACCAGCTGGGCATCCAAAACCCGGGCCTCTCGAAAATGGTCTCCTGCAGCGTCACCAAGTGTGACGCCGACATCCAGAAGAGCCTCTTTGGGGAGATCGTTCTGTCGGGGGGCACCACCCTGTTCCAGGGCCTCGACGACCGTCTCCTCAAGGAGCTAGAGCAGCTGGCTTCCAAAGGGACCCCCATCAAGATCACAGCCCCCCCCGACAGGTGGTTCTCCACGTGGATTGGGGCCTCCATTGTCACCTCCCTGAGCAGCTTCAAGCAGATGTGGGTCACCTCCGCGGATTTCAAGGAGTTTGGGACATCCGTGGTCCAAAGAAGGTGCTTCTGAGGGGCCGTGGGCAGGGGTGGGTGCGAAGTCTCCCGTCGGCATCAACAGGACGTTCAATAAAAGACCGAACGGTGCAGCTTTTGGACACATCGGGCCGTTTATTCTAGGTGGCACCAGAGTAATTTGCAACCCTGGTGGCGAATCTCTTAAGTggttcccccccaccctcctctcccgaGAAAGCCTTGGGTTACATCTGCAGAGTTTGCACCGAAGGCAGGGGCCCAGGCCTCATGCTGGAGTTTGATTCAGCAGGGCCCTGGGATCTGCATTTCAGATGGTCTGAGATGGTCAGCCCTGGTGGGGGACAGGGACAATCATGAGCACTGCCCTGCTCTGGGGGCCAGCAGACGCTTACCTGGTGCGTCCTCAGCAAAGTATGGCTTTCGTTGCTTGTATGAGGCCGGGCAGCGGGAGCAGAATGGAGCCCTTGTCCTGGGCGGACGGTGTGGGGCAGCAGCAGAAACTGCTGTCTGTTTAGGACCCTCTAGGGCCCCTGCTCTGAGGAGGCATGGAAGCATCGACACCCCTACTTGATTGTTGTGatgtgtctgtttgtttttacctcCAAGGATGTTGATGGCGTTGTTTGGGAGTAAAATACTGGCCGCAAAGTGAACAGCCGTCGATAAAGTAATGGTTGGATAAGTTATGCACAAAGGGAACTTTTCCTCATTGAGTTGGCAGAATTCTCCCAAAATAATATTGGGAGaggaacaaaatacagaaatatctttataaaatgatttttttttttcctggcgaAGAAAACAACGTCACTTGCCCACGCCTATCCGTGCATGTTTTGTACCAGTGAACATGTGGGGATTTTTTTATAGGGTAATAAGCATGTGGAGCAAAGAATGGAAGGGTAGATGCCACTGGTTGGTGCAGGAAGGAGGGGACGAGGCAGAAtgcagggggaagggaagagggcaagagggagaaaaaagtctTAAAGACAGGACTACGTGAAATCTTAGCCTGCATGAAATACACCCATTTTTCTACACGTGTGTGTATTTCATGTCTGCATCGTCCATAATCTATTCCTATACTTTGGCTGTCAAGCTACTTATGTCATATTTAGAGTGAGCCCACAGTGTCTCAGTGTACCAGGTAGCAGGTACCTGGGTCCCTTGTCGAGGCCGTGATACCGATCTCTGCCTTTTAGATGGTGTGTTTGGGTTGTTTACATTTAAAGCAGTATGTTCTATCTTAACTCTGCCtccttattattttgtttcctgttcttcctctctccccttcttgtgggtggttgaacttttttttttaatcccgtCTTGAGGTATTGACAGGGATTTTCAGCATATGGAGTTGTATTGATTTTTTGGTGATTGCCCCTGGTGCACATCACAGTCCACTTGGAGTGATGTTTTAGCTCCTGGAGTGAAATGCAGAAAACATACTTCTGTTGAGGTCCCTTCACCCTCCCAAATATTAAGATAGAATTGTCCTGTTTCTTCTACACATGTTGAGAACAACCTTAAAAGGTATTCGATTTTTCCTTCTACCATCAAACGATTTAAGAAACTCATTAGAGTACCCcataatttggggcgcctgggtggctcagtcaattgagcatccaggtcttgattttggctcaggtcacgatctcatggtcgtgagatcaagccccgcacgaggctctgcactgggtgtggagcctgctcgtgattctctctctccctctctctctgcccctccccttcctgtactgtctttctctgctcaaaataaaacaaaaaaataagcattaaaaaaaaaagactaacgtGTCATATGGTTACCCTTATTCTACCCATGTTCTTTGGTGCTTCTGGGGTTCCAAGGCCCCTTTCTGTTTAAAAGAACCTCCCTTAGTCTTTCCTTAGGGGTAGTTTTCTAGTGGTGAGTTCTCTTAGCTTTCTGTCATCAGAGgatgcctttctttctccttcgcccctgaaggatattttctgtGGACATAGAATCTGCAGGTAACCATTCCCTTTCAGTACCTGAACGATGTGTGGGCCCCTTCTCCATGGCGCCAGGGCTGCAGATCAGAGACCCTCAGTTATTTGCTGCCCTCGTACAGGTAACGTGCTGTTTCTCACTCGCTGCTCTCGAGAGCTTTTCCTTGTCTGTAGTTCCCAGAAGCTTAATGATGGTGTGTCTGGGCgtggatttctttgggttcatCCCTTGGGATCTTCGCTGCCTCTTGAATCTGTAGATGCATGCCCTTTGCCAAATTCGGGAAGTTTTGTCCACTCTTTACGCTCCTCCTGCGATGTTGTATCGTCCCCTGGACTCCTGACGGTCTGTTCATCTCTTTTGGCCTCTTTTCTTGGTGGTTCAGTttggataaatcccacttgcctGTCCTGAAATTCACCAGTTCTGTCCCCTCCCATGCCCCACACCAGCCCATTTGTAAATTTTAGggatatttttcagttctataatttGTCCTTCTTGTGTAAATTCTAATTCTTTGCTGAGAGTTGCCGCTTTTGCATGTGTTGCAAGGAAATTCACAATTGCTTGCTGAAACATTTTTGCGATGGCTGCTTTAAAACTCTGCCAGACAATTCCAGCCTCGGATTCAGCTCAATCTGCTGCGACAATCGGGCCTGCTCCTCGCCCTTTCTCATTCAGCCTATGATTTTCTCGGGTCTTGACATGATGAGTGATTTTCTATTATACCCTGGAAGTTTTGAAAGTCCTGAGACTCTGGATACTATCTAATCTTTTTTGTAGTAGACAGTCCCGCCTTGGGGTGTAGCACGAGGGCTGGGTGGAGTTTTCTGAGGATCCCCACAGCCAACACCCCAGAAACACGGGCACTGACTCACACGGCCTGCTGCGGACAGGGGTGGGGCGGTGGACATTCAGCTCCCTCCTCGGTCCCACTGAGGCCTCGGGAGGAAGTAAGAACCGACTAACTCTGCCTGCCTCACTGCCTCTGAGTGGGGGTGAACACTCAGTTCCCCACTGAGTCCCACGGACaccagggaagggggaggcagagagtcAGCTAGACTTCGTCCACCATTTCCTCTGACCGTCTTGTTAATGCCGGGTGGGGCTGGGGACTCAGCTCACGCATGGGGCTCCCGAGGAGTGTGTTTATCTCTTTCCATCATACCTAAAGGTCACTAAAGGAACTTAGAGAGGGCCACTGGTCCTTACTCTCAATACCCTCCCCGTCAGGGTCACCGCTTTCCAATTGAGGATGTCAAGCTCAGGAGCCGTGACTTTCCAAAACCACGTAATAAGTTGAGAACCGCTCTCAGCCCAGCTTCTAGGGCTCTTTCCTCCATTGTATATTCCTTCGCACTCTGCTCTGCCCGAGACTGTCCTCCTGTTACCCAGCCACACCACAAAGAGTGACTAAAACAAAGCCCCCTTTTATTCTATTCAATATACTCtgctttcggggcgcctggggggctcagtcggcgaagcgtccgacttcggctcgggtcatgatctcgcgattcatgggttcgagccccacatcgggctctgggctgatggaggtgatggtggtgatattggcgatgatgatgatggtgatggtggtggtgatggtgatggtgatgatgatgatgatggtgatgatgatgatggtgatggaggtgatggtggtgatattggtgatgatgatgatgatgatgatattggcgatgttgatggtgatggaggtgatggtggtgatattggcaatgatgatgatgatgatgatgatggtgatattggtgatgttgatggtgatggaggtgatggtggtgatattggcgatgatgatgatgatggtgatattggcgatgttgatggtgatggaggtgatggtggtggtattggcgatgatgatgatggtgatattggcgatgttgatggtgatggaggtgatggtggtgatattggtgatgatgatgatgatgatgatgatgatattggcgatgttgatggtgatggaggtgatggtggtgatattggcgatgatgatgatgatggtgatattggtgatgttgatggtgatggaggtgatggtggtgatattggcgatgatgatgatgatggtgatattGGCGACATTGATGgtgatggaggtgatggtggccATGGTGGTGGTGTTGACGGCTGTGATGGCACTTTTCTGACTGCTAGGTCATCCTCAGCACTTTGTCCCTGGGGTGCTCTAGCGTGGAGAGGGAATGTAGCTCCCCAGTCCCTGGTAGAGTCCATAGCAGGAGCTTCGTACCAGGTCTGGCTTCTAGTTCTGGCTTCCTTGAGGGAGCGAGGGGGCCCAGGGGAGTGTCAGGCAGGCTAGACAGATGGGAGTAGCTGTGGGTTCAGCCTTCCCATCTGTGGCTTCACCCTTGCGTCAGCCCAGAGTTGTCTAATGCAAAAGGTCGGGGCTTGGGGCCGGGGTGGGCTAGGTCCTGGAGGAAGGGGGGAAACCGTCCTCTGGCTTTGAGCTCCTCAGACCCCGCCTGCCAGGAGAGAGACCGAGGGGTGAATCTGAGCCcgttttctatttctgatttaTGGGTCGCCCTCCCCACATCTCGACAGAGGCCTCTTCAAAGCCCTTCCCACCCTTTCCCATCCCTGTGGTCACAAACAAAATCTTTCTGTGAAGCACCATTTGGATGCAAGGTATAATGGAGATGCTGTAGGCAGGCAAGCTCTGCTTGAGCGGAGGGGATGGCACACAGAGGCCAAGTGCGCCCCTCGCTCTGACCTGCTGTGTCCCTGGCAGAGCCCAGACCGTGTCAGCTCTCCTGTCCCCCTACTGAGGGCCCCTGCCGGCCCTGCCGGACTCGTCACTCACATTCGGAAGTTCAGCCCGTGTGACTCTGGGGTCCGGGCTCCTCCGTGTTCTGAGGGCGCAGTGTTCAGCAATGCCCACACCCTGCAGTGTCCCCTCACGGTGCTCAGTTCCCCTGCTCTTAAATCCCAGCTGCCATGAGGTTCCCAGAAGGTTCCATGAGCGATCCTGGCCGTGATTGCCAGGCACCCACAAAGCCGCGTCTCGTGGTGGGAGCCAGACGCAGGCAGTCTGTATCAGGGTGATGGGGACGtcaggcagggaggcagaggacaTGCATGCAGGGAAAGCGCCTTTGTGCTCCTAACACCCACCTGTCCCCTGGATTCTGTGATCTCTGCTGTGACGGTCTCCAAGGCCAGCCCTGGACACCCCCACGGGGCCCGTGGGTGCCAGCCAGTCACGGGCTCACCTACAGAGGCTCTGTTGCTCTCTAGGGATGTGGTCTGCGTGCCAGCCCCTCCACGTTGGGGTCCGGGCACAACACTGACCCTCAGGAAATGGCTGCGCCCCTGCCCAGCCCTTTGCTCCCTCCTGGGCCCGGGTCCGCTTGCCTGGAGGCCAGAGCAGAGCTCCAGGCCCCAGCGGTCTCCCACCTTCCGCATGGCTGCAGTGTGTGGGCCGAGCTCCGTGTGGCCCCAGGAAAGCCATGGGGCCGCTCAGAGTCTCCGTGTTCCCCTCTATAATGGGGTGATTACCACCCCTCCTCCCGGGGGTCACAGCTGTCCTCCTGCATTGGCCTCGACCCAGGGGTGGTGGGAGATGTGGAAGCGGTTCTGGGGCCAGCTCCAGGGAGCACTGCGTTCCAGCTCCAGGGAGCACCGAGTTCCAGCTCTTGGGAGCATATTGTTCCAGCTCCGGGAGCATCTTGTTCCAGCTCTGCGAGCACCTCATCCCAGCTCTGGGGAACACTGCTTTCTAACTCCTAGGAGCACCTTATTCCAGCTCCAGGGAGCTTGTCATTCCAGCTCCAGGAAGTACCCCATTCCAGCTCTGGGCACCACCTCATTCCAGCTCTGGGGAGCACCAAGTTCCAGCTCCAGGGAGCATCTCATTCCAGCTCTGGGGAGCAGCGTGTTCCAGCAGGTGTGGGACAGCTTCTGCTTGCAGACGTGGGGCCATGAGGCCACTGGTGGAGGAGGAAGCCCAAGAGAGAGCACATGTCACTCTGGGTCTGGCCCTGTGTCCGCCATCACCCCGTGGCCTCAACCCCGGGTCCAGGAGAGCGGGAGACACCCCCCCTCAGTCCATCGAGTACACGGGGGTCCAGACTGCAGATTCCCTCCCGTGAGACTGAGGCGAGGCCGCCTTCACGCAGACACACGGGGGAAAGGGGTCCCTGCCTGCTCACCTCTCGGCCTGGGAACACGCCCTCTGCCAAAAGGTGCTTCAGCTGAGGTGACTGTGGTGACCGTGTGCACTCACTCATTTGTTCACCTCACGGGCTCTGGtgggagcccctcccccccaggtcCGGGGGCTGCTGCGTCCCCCACGGGGCCACGTGGCTGCCAAGGACGGGAGGGGGCATGAGCAAAGAGGGGTGCATGTGGATGGGAGCCACAGCCCTGACGTGTGTGGTGAACACCCGCTCGCTCCACGGGAGGCAGAGCAGAGGGCCCCAGGGCACTTTGAGTCCGGCACCggcccaggctctgtgcttggacACCGCGCCACGGGGGTGGGTCCAGAGCCGTGAGCCGCTCCCCCGCCAGCAGCCCCGCACGCCTGCATGGACGGGAGCCTCTGCCCGGTAGTGCCGTGGGCACCAAGGAGCCTCAGGCGTCCGGGCCCCCGCCCGGCGCCCCCTCCCATCCTCAGCCCTGAGGTTTGAAGACCCCTGTGGGACCGTTGAGCACGGACCACACTGTCCTGACCCCAGACAGACTCCCCTGGAGTCTGTGGGCAGGGGGACActtgcaccccctccccccgatCCTGTCCCTGTCCTTCCCCGAATGTGGCGACAGGGCTCCTCTGGCCCCAGGCCTGGGGCTTACGGGGCTGTTGGGAGACACAGGCCTCGGAGGCCCCAGTGCCAGCAGGGAAAACCTGTAAACCAATGAGGTGCGACCGTGGACAGTTTAAGTATGATACGGCTCGCTGACTTCCATATGAGAGGGGATTTACGGAAGCTTAGCGTTGAGACCCGGGGAATCCAGGGCAGATAACAAGAGAACCGGGGCGGCTGCAGGAGCCGGTGCTGGCCGCCAGGGGCCCTGGGGCCCATACCTCCCCCCGGGCGGCCctgtccccgcccctgcccctttGCACTGACTCACAGGGCTGCCGTCCCCTGGGAAGGCATGGGAGGTGGGCCATTCTCGGGGCCCCTGGCTGCCCTCTGAACACGTGGCCCGAGGGGCGGGGCAGGCATCTGTGGGCAGAGCAGACCGACCGCATCGGCACCGACCCCCAAAGAAATGCATGTGACTCTCcagcctcccagaggccccacagAGAAGGATCGGTGGTGCCCCAGCTTCTGGACCCCCCGAGCCGTGCGGGCCCACGCGCGCGGCCCCCGCACCCAGGGCCCAAGGAGACGGCCGTGGGGAGGGGCTGCAGCTGAGGGGCCGGGCAGATCGACATGCCTCCTGGGGTCCACGACGCGGGCTGCGCGAGCGCCGGGAAGGTGACCTCAGAACCTGAGGTCCGGGGGGGCAGGCACGAGCTGGGGGGGGCCAGCGGTCAGGCCTGAGTTTCCTCACACGCTTGCCCGGGGCCAGCACAGAGAGGCTGGGCTCCAAGGGGTGGTCTGGATGGCTGGCCCTAGATGAGCAGCTGGGTCCCCGTGGCAGGGCTCAGGGTGGGCCCGGTAAGGACAGAGACAcagctcccctgcccccacccctgccctcgaGGCCtgaagcagggcagagagggaggagggcccCGGGTGGGAGAGACCCTTCTGGGCTCTGCTCACTTTTCATTGTTCCTACAAGGTTCCTGGGGGCACTGCCCCATCCCTGCCGGGCCCCACGGGGCGGGCAAAGG comes from the Acinonyx jubatus isolate Ajub_Pintada_27869175 chromosome C1, VMU_Ajub_asm_v1.0, whole genome shotgun sequence genome and includes:
- the ACTRT2 gene encoding actin-related protein T2, which codes for MFNPHVLDSPAVIFDNGSGLCKAGLSGEIGPRHVISSVVGHPKFKTPSAGPNQKKDFVGEEALHKREVLHLCHPIERGLVTSWEDVETLCRHLFEWELGVKASDRPVLMTEPSLNPREAREKMAELMFEKFNVPAFYLSDQAVLALYASACITGLVVDSGDGVTCTVPIFEGYSLPHAVTKLYVAGRDITEHLTRLLLAGGRTFPCALDKVLVDDIKEKLCYVAPEPEKELSRRPEEILREYKLPDGNIMRIGDQLYQAPEALFAPDQLGIQNPGLSKMVSCSVTKCDADIQKSLFGEIVLSGGTTLFQGLDDRLLKELEQLASKGTPIKITAPPDRWFSTWIGASIVTSLSSFKQMWVTSADFKEFGTSVVQRRCF